The window GAAACGATAAGCGCTATGATGGAACGGAATATCAATGTCAACCGTCAGGAGTTTTTTGACGGAAAATCCCTCTACCATAAAAGTGTCAGAAGCCGACGAATTGATACCATACCCTTGGAGGTGGGTTCCTCAGAGGAGCTGTCTAATGATTTGATGAGCGGCATGATGGAACAGATTAAAAACGGCTATCCGGTTTTCAGAGTCTGTGCTTATGTGGACAAACTATTTACACATGGAAACAGTGAAATTACCAGTGAAAATATTACAATAGATGAAGATTCGGATTTCATATTACTACTGTTAGCCGTCTTGCGAGCCAACGATTCAGAGATAACCTATACAGTCGAACTTGCCGACGGAACAATGGAACGAAACGGCTATCGCATTCCGCACATGATAATCCGAAAAAAGGAGGAGTTGCACCATGTGGAGTGAAGAATATGAAAAACTGTCTTCTTATGAAAAGGGCGAGTTTCGACGTCTGAGCAACTATCTCCTGTCCCATACCTATCTTGTCCGCTATGAGTATCAGAGCAGCCAGCAGATGACAATGCCAAGCAGCGATTATACGATGGTTTCAAGGTTTTTTCCTGTGATGCAGGAGTACTTTTCTGTCTCAGGCTGGAAGCTAGAGAAAGAGGACAACTACGGTGTCATGTCCCTCATCAACATATATGACCATAATCGCCTGCGCGTGGACCGATTTACTACGCTGTTTCTTTATACTTGCCGTCTTATCTACGAGGAGCATAGAGAGGAATCCGGGCAATTTTATACGGTGCGAACGGATACGCAAACCGTCGTGGAAAAGATGCGAATGCTGGGGCTTTTGGAAAAGGGAAAAACCAGCCAGAAAGAGCGCCTAGATGCTCAACGAACCTTGGTACACTATAATGTCTTACAAAAAATGGACAGTACGTGGAGCAACGAGGGAAATCAGCTTCTCATTTTACCTTCTATCCTGTCAATGGTGTCCAATCGGGGAATCAACGATATGATGATAGAATTGGAAGAAATGAAAAACAACGGGGCACAGAATGATGACGAAACGGAGGAGTCTGTATGAAAAAACTAACTAGGCTCCTTCTGATACATTGGCATTACTTTACCCATGAGACAGTATCCTTTGAGACACTGAACTTTCTCACTGGCAAAAATGCCTCCGGAAAGTCCACAATTATTGATGCGATGCAGCTTGTGCTCTTGGGAGATACCAGTGGTAGTTATTTCAATAAAGCTGCCAGCGGAAAAGGTAATCGTTCCTTAATGGGCTATCTCAAGGGCGAATTGGGGGATGATGAGGACTCCGGCTTTAAGTATTTGCGAAACGGTAGATTTACCAGCTATATCGCACTGGAGTTTTTCGACGATGAAAAGGACAGGTATTTTACCGGTGGCTGCTGCTTTGATGTGTATTCCGAGAACGATATGCAAAAGCTGTTTTTCTTGTACGATGGCGGATTTCCACAAAACGAATTCGTGGAAAATAAAATTCCATGGGAGATTCGAAAGCTACGAGAATTTCTGAAGGAGAAATATTCGAACCATAAGACTACCGATGTAGGGCGAGAATTTCGCACGGCATTATACGGCAAAATGGGCGGATTGCGTGATCGATTTGGCTCTTTACTGAAAAAAGCGGTTTCTTTTAATCCCAACGTAGATATTCAGGATTTCATATCAGAGTTTGTCTGCGACACACAGCAAACGGTCGATGTCAGTCAAATGCAGGAAAACATTCGCAGCTATAAGCGATTAGAGGAAGAAGCGAATGTCCTACAAGATAAAATTGCACAATTAGAGAAAATAATGGCG of the uncultured Caproiciproducens sp. genome contains:
- a CDS encoding DUF4194 domain-containing protein, with translation MWSEEYEKLSSYEKGEFRRLSNYLLSHTYLVRYEYQSSQQMTMPSSDYTMVSRFFPVMQEYFSVSGWKLEKEDNYGVMSLINIYDHNRLRVDRFTTLFLYTCRLIYEEHREESGQFYTVRTDTQTVVEKMRMLGLLEKGKTSQKERLDAQRTLVHYNVLQKMDSTWSNEGNQLLILPSILSMVSNRGINDMMIELEEMKNNGAQNDDETEESV